In the Nothobranchius furzeri strain GRZ-AD chromosome 15, NfurGRZ-RIMD1, whole genome shotgun sequence genome, one interval contains:
- the plekhg5b gene encoding pleckstrin homology domain-containing family G member 5 isoform X2, translating into MVPNKWTMNSALHKSPPRSWLGLRLRLNDKPVQEEDWVVCQHPECPDRRRASKVCHHPDCQDLNNKSPLHLCESCDSRCHSESTSNVHFDRHPRFDLQPQASILARNVSTRSCPPRTSPPSDMEEDEEGERKMAGMMLGKKKPRRHTDLGTECFSLKFDLNVDINTEIVPAAKKKTLREVLGPVFERNGVDLSRVDLFLDQSNTPLSLHFEAYRFGGHYLKVKARPGDELKVEQGVKDLRSLSLPNMKPSGGQSPYILAPAAEKVAHESLTRRESVDPLGQARRRKNIIEFLGETNIPTQDSLGPPGGSLPSVGTGPDSWKNRAASRFSVLFSSNAGAGPFVKEVDRLEQLQSKLHSYSTFGLPKVPRQITFHQDSWEEEEEEANLAIEESWQTLLDDPESLTKRQFHQQEAIWELLHTEATYIKKLRVITDLFLSGLLNLQESGLLTEVEPAKLFSNIQEVVRLHTSLWNQVMVPVLEKAREARAPLDPTHLHGGFSTFGSRFQPYIRYCMEEESCMEHMRTLLKDNELFRTYVTWAETKKQCNRLKLADMLAKPHQRLTKYPLLLKSIAKKTDEPSARDIVSSMVATVEDFINSVDSQMRQRQERQKLATISARIDSYEAVEGSSEEVEKILKEYNHFDLMAPMRGTSPEETRQLHLEGALRMKEGKDSRMEVYCFLFTDLLLITKPVKRVEKVKIVRQPLLIHNVVCKELKDPGSFVLVYLNEFKSAVAAYTFQANSATQGRSWIDAVCNVQNQLQKLHTQEMLRQQDILKRCPEEEEEEEEEDESSNSTASSPVLRRKNEQNSSQSDGSTETLSVMDVDEPVEQQQPSASKANLEEITECAAALHSESSEVQQSTRRGDPLPPEHGPEVLDPQRRSLSMDSAYGTLSPESLLRELQLQPVHSEGEETEEEGFQEVELSETGTEEVGELEEEQESRRSQLSKPHQRPPVQPILHCLQKLSSFALSRSEDNLLQCFHGDSPISHTHSLSSNSEESQSGDTSSLPHSKSLSELRRNGLNRSEDCLSARVASNRLQAGLSRADAVRCRRVPDGLCEELDGDAAPSRFPERKNQSGTSGDSGEVSRKKRKSPAQQHKKLTLAQLYRIRTTLVLNSTLTASEV; encoded by the exons GTCTGCCACCATCCAGACTGCCAGGACCTGAACAACAAGAGTCCCCTTCATCTGTGTGAGTCATGTGACTCGCGCTGCCACTCGGAGAGCACGAGCAATGTGCACTTTGACCGACATCCTCGATTCGACTTGCAACCTCAAG CTTCCATCCTCGCCCGGAACGTGTCCACACGTTCCTGCCCCCCACGCACCAGCCCCCCCTCTGACATGGAGGAAGATGAAGAGGG CGAGCGTAAGATGGCGGGGATGATGTTGGGGAAGAAGAAGCCACGGAGACACACC GACCTCGGCACGGAGTGCTTCAGCCTCAAGTTTGACCTCAATGTGGACATCAACACAGAGATCGTCCCTGCAGCGAAGAAGAAAACGCTGAG AGAGGTGTTGGGTCCGGTGTTTGAGAGGAACGGCGTCGACCTGTCCCGCGTCGACCTCTTCCTCGATCAGTCCAACACACCGCTGTCCCTCCACTTTGAGGCCTATCGTTTTGGAGGACACTACCTCAAAGTGAAAG CTCGGCCTGGCGATGAGCTGAAGGTAGAGCAGGGCGTGAAGGACCTGCGGTCTCTGAGCCTGCCCAACATGAAGCCGTCTGGAGGTCAGAGCCCCTACATCCTCGCCCCGGCTGCTGAGAAGGTGGCACACGAGTCCCTAACACGCCGCGAGAGCGTCGACCCCCTG GGTCAGGCGCGGCGGAGGAAGAACATAATAGAGTTCCTGGGGGAGACCAACATTCCTACCCAGGACTCTCTGGGACCGCCGGGCGGCTCTCTGCCAAGTGTCGGGACTGGACCTGACAGCTGGAAGAACCGTGCCGCCAGCCGCTTCAGCGTCTTGTTCAGCTCTAACGCTGGAGCAGGACCTTTTGTCAAG GAGGTGGATCGGCTGGAGCAGCTCCAGAGTAAACTCCACTCCTACTCCACATTTGGGCTGCCCAAGGTACCGCGACAGATCACCTTCCACCAGGACTcctgggaggaggaggaagaggaggccaACCTGGCGATAGAGGAAAGCTGGCAGACGCTGCTGGATGACCCAGAG tcGCTGACCAAGCGCCAGTTCCACCAGCAGGAGGCAATATGGGAGCTCCTGCACACCGAGGCCACCTACATAAAGAAACTCCGAGTCATCACTGAT CTGTTCCTTAGTGGGCTTCtgaacctccaggagagtggcctgcTGACAGAGGTGGAGCCTGCCAAGCTCTTCAGTAACATCCAGGAGGTAGTCCGCCTCCACACATCCCTGTGGAACCAGGTCATGGTTCCCGTCCTGGAGAAAGCCAGGGAGGCGCGAGCTCCGCTCGACCCCACGCACCTCCACGGTGGCTTCAGCACG TTTGGTTCGAGGTTCCAGCCCTACATCCGTTACTGTATGGAGGAAGAGAGCTGCATGGAGCACATGCGGACGCTTCTCAAGGACAACGAGCTCTTCAGGACATACGTGACG TGGGCGGAGACCAAAAAGCAGTGCAACCGTCTGAAACTGGCAGACATGTTGGCAAAGCCTCATCAGAGACTCACCAAGTATCCCCTTCTGCTGAAGAGCATTGCGAAGAAGACGGATGAGCCATCAGCCCGCGACATCGTCAGCAGCATG GTGGCCACGGTGGAAGACTTCATCAACAGCGTGGATTCTCAGATGCGTCAGCGTCAGGAGCGGCAGAAGCTGGCCACCATCTCCGCTCGCATCGACTCCTACGAGGCTGTAGAGGGCAGCAGCGAGGAGGTAGAGAAG ATCCTCAAAGAGTACAACCACTTTGATCTGATGGCTCCCATGAGAGGCACATCTCCGGAGGAGACCCGACAGCTGCATCTGGAGGGAGCGCTAAGGATGAAGGAGGGCAAAGACAGCAGG ATGGAGGTCTACTGCTTCCTGTTCACTGACCTGCTGCTGATCACCAAACCAGTGAAGCGGGTGGAGAAGGTTAAAATCGTCCGCCAGCCTCTGCTCATTCACAACGTTGTCTGTAAGGAGCTCAAAGATCCCG GCTCGTTTGTGCTCGTCTACCTCAATGAGTTCAAGAGTGCAGTTGCAGCCTACACGTTTCAAGCCAACAGCGCCACCCAGGGTAGAAGCTGGATAGATGCAGTTTGCAATGTCCAG AATCAGCTGCAGAAGCTTCACACTCAGGAGATGCTTCGACAGCAGGACATTCTTAAACGATgtccggaggaggaggaggaggaggaggaggaagacgagagcAGCAACTCTACCGCAAGTTCTCCTGTCCTACGGCGCAAGAATGAGCAGAACTCCAG CCAATCAGACGGCTCCACTGAGACCCTGTCTGTGATGGATGTTGATGAGCCGGTCGAGCAGCAGCAGCCTTCAGCCTCCAAGGCAAACCTGGAAGAAATCACCGAGTGTGCCGCCGCTCTCCACTCTGAGAGCTCTGAGGTCCAACAGTCCACCCGCCGGGGCGACCCGCTCCCCCCTGAGCACGGTCCGGAGGTGTTGGACCCTCAGCGTCGGTCTCTCTCCATGGACAGCGCCTACGGTACCCTCTCCCCCGAGTCCCTCCTGCGAGAGCTGCAGCTTCAGCCCGTCCACAGTGAAGGAGAGGAGACGGAGGAGGAGGGATTCCAGGAGGTGGAGCTGAGTGAGACAGGAACAGAGGAGGTGGGAGAGCTGGAGGAGGAACAGGAGTCACGGAGGTCCCAGCTGTCTAAACCTCACCAGCGACCTCCTGTCCAACCAATACTCCACTGTCTGCAGAAGCTGTCCTCCTTTGCTTTATCCCGCTCCGAGGACAACTTGCTTCAGTGTTTCCATggtgacagccccatctctcaCACGCACTCTCTCAGCTCCAACTCTGAGGAGTCCCAGAGCGGGGACACGTCCTCTCTGCCTCACAGCAAGAGCCTATCGGAGCTGCGGCGAAATGGCCTGAACCGCTCCGAGGACTGCCTGAGCGCGAGGGTGGCGTCCAACAGACTCCAGGCCGGCCTGAGCCGGGCAGACGCCGTGCGCTGTCGCAGGGTCCCTGACGGACTCTGTGAGGAGCTTGATGGGGACGCAGCTCCATCCAGATTCCCGGAGAGGAAAAACCAGTCGGGGACAAGCGGAGACTCGGGAGAAGTGTCACGTAAAAAAAGGAAATCTCCAGCCCAGCAGCACAAGAAGCTGACCCTAGCACAGCTGTACAGAATACGCACCACCCTGGTCCTCAACTCCACGCTGACAGCATC ggAGGTGTAA
- the plekhg5b gene encoding pleckstrin homology domain-containing family G member 5 isoform X3 produces the protein MVCHHPDCQDLNNKSPLHLCESCDSRCHSESTSNVHFDRHPRFDLQPQASILARNVSTRSCPPRTSPPSDMEEDEEGERKMAGMMLGKKKPRRHTDLGTECFSLKFDLNVDINTEIVPAAKKKTLREVLGPVFERNGVDLSRVDLFLDQSNTPLSLHFEAYRFGGHYLKVKARPGDELKVEQGVKDLRSLSLPNMKPSGGQSPYILAPAAEKVAHESLTRRESVDPLGQARRRKNIIEFLGETNIPTQDSLGPPGGSLPSVGTGPDSWKNRAASRFSVLFSSNAGAGPFVKEVDRLEQLQSKLHSYSTFGLPKVPRQITFHQDSWEEEEEEANLAIEESWQTLLDDPESLTKRQFHQQEAIWELLHTEATYIKKLRVITDLFLSGLLNLQESGLLTEVEPAKLFSNIQEVVRLHTSLWNQVMVPVLEKAREARAPLDPTHLHGGFSTFGSRFQPYIRYCMEEESCMEHMRTLLKDNELFRTYVTWAETKKQCNRLKLADMLAKPHQRLTKYPLLLKSIAKKTDEPSARDIVSSMVATVEDFINSVDSQMRQRQERQKLATISARIDSYEAVEGSSEEVEKILKEYNHFDLMAPMRGTSPEETRQLHLEGALRMKEGKDSRMEVYCFLFTDLLLITKPVKRVEKVKIVRQPLLIHNVVCKELKDPGSFVLVYLNEFKSAVAAYTFQANSATQGRSWIDAVCNVQNQLQKLHTQEMLRQQDILKRCPEEEEEEEEEDESSNSTASSPVLRRKNEQNSSQSDGSTETLSVMDVDEPVEQQQPSASKANLEEITECAAALHSESSEVQQSTRRGDPLPPEHGPEVLDPQRRSLSMDSAYGTLSPESLLRELQLQPVHSEGEETEEEGFQEVELSETGTEEVGELEEEQESRRSQLSKPHQRPPVQPILHCLQKLSSFALSRSEDNLLQCFHGDSPISHTHSLSSNSEESQSGDTSSLPHSKSLSELRRNGLNRSEDCLSARVASNRLQAGLSRADAVRCRRVPDGLCEELDGDAAPSRFPERKNQSGTSGDSGEVSRKKRKSPAQQHKKLTLAQLYRIRTTLVLNSTLTASEV, from the exons GTCTGCCACCATCCAGACTGCCAGGACCTGAACAACAAGAGTCCCCTTCATCTGTGTGAGTCATGTGACTCGCGCTGCCACTCGGAGAGCACGAGCAATGTGCACTTTGACCGACATCCTCGATTCGACTTGCAACCTCAAG CTTCCATCCTCGCCCGGAACGTGTCCACACGTTCCTGCCCCCCACGCACCAGCCCCCCCTCTGACATGGAGGAAGATGAAGAGGG CGAGCGTAAGATGGCGGGGATGATGTTGGGGAAGAAGAAGCCACGGAGACACACC GACCTCGGCACGGAGTGCTTCAGCCTCAAGTTTGACCTCAATGTGGACATCAACACAGAGATCGTCCCTGCAGCGAAGAAGAAAACGCTGAG AGAGGTGTTGGGTCCGGTGTTTGAGAGGAACGGCGTCGACCTGTCCCGCGTCGACCTCTTCCTCGATCAGTCCAACACACCGCTGTCCCTCCACTTTGAGGCCTATCGTTTTGGAGGACACTACCTCAAAGTGAAAG CTCGGCCTGGCGATGAGCTGAAGGTAGAGCAGGGCGTGAAGGACCTGCGGTCTCTGAGCCTGCCCAACATGAAGCCGTCTGGAGGTCAGAGCCCCTACATCCTCGCCCCGGCTGCTGAGAAGGTGGCACACGAGTCCCTAACACGCCGCGAGAGCGTCGACCCCCTG GGTCAGGCGCGGCGGAGGAAGAACATAATAGAGTTCCTGGGGGAGACCAACATTCCTACCCAGGACTCTCTGGGACCGCCGGGCGGCTCTCTGCCAAGTGTCGGGACTGGACCTGACAGCTGGAAGAACCGTGCCGCCAGCCGCTTCAGCGTCTTGTTCAGCTCTAACGCTGGAGCAGGACCTTTTGTCAAG GAGGTGGATCGGCTGGAGCAGCTCCAGAGTAAACTCCACTCCTACTCCACATTTGGGCTGCCCAAGGTACCGCGACAGATCACCTTCCACCAGGACTcctgggaggaggaggaagaggaggccaACCTGGCGATAGAGGAAAGCTGGCAGACGCTGCTGGATGACCCAGAG tcGCTGACCAAGCGCCAGTTCCACCAGCAGGAGGCAATATGGGAGCTCCTGCACACCGAGGCCACCTACATAAAGAAACTCCGAGTCATCACTGAT CTGTTCCTTAGTGGGCTTCtgaacctccaggagagtggcctgcTGACAGAGGTGGAGCCTGCCAAGCTCTTCAGTAACATCCAGGAGGTAGTCCGCCTCCACACATCCCTGTGGAACCAGGTCATGGTTCCCGTCCTGGAGAAAGCCAGGGAGGCGCGAGCTCCGCTCGACCCCACGCACCTCCACGGTGGCTTCAGCACG TTTGGTTCGAGGTTCCAGCCCTACATCCGTTACTGTATGGAGGAAGAGAGCTGCATGGAGCACATGCGGACGCTTCTCAAGGACAACGAGCTCTTCAGGACATACGTGACG TGGGCGGAGACCAAAAAGCAGTGCAACCGTCTGAAACTGGCAGACATGTTGGCAAAGCCTCATCAGAGACTCACCAAGTATCCCCTTCTGCTGAAGAGCATTGCGAAGAAGACGGATGAGCCATCAGCCCGCGACATCGTCAGCAGCATG GTGGCCACGGTGGAAGACTTCATCAACAGCGTGGATTCTCAGATGCGTCAGCGTCAGGAGCGGCAGAAGCTGGCCACCATCTCCGCTCGCATCGACTCCTACGAGGCTGTAGAGGGCAGCAGCGAGGAGGTAGAGAAG ATCCTCAAAGAGTACAACCACTTTGATCTGATGGCTCCCATGAGAGGCACATCTCCGGAGGAGACCCGACAGCTGCATCTGGAGGGAGCGCTAAGGATGAAGGAGGGCAAAGACAGCAGG ATGGAGGTCTACTGCTTCCTGTTCACTGACCTGCTGCTGATCACCAAACCAGTGAAGCGGGTGGAGAAGGTTAAAATCGTCCGCCAGCCTCTGCTCATTCACAACGTTGTCTGTAAGGAGCTCAAAGATCCCG GCTCGTTTGTGCTCGTCTACCTCAATGAGTTCAAGAGTGCAGTTGCAGCCTACACGTTTCAAGCCAACAGCGCCACCCAGGGTAGAAGCTGGATAGATGCAGTTTGCAATGTCCAG AATCAGCTGCAGAAGCTTCACACTCAGGAGATGCTTCGACAGCAGGACATTCTTAAACGATgtccggaggaggaggaggaggaggaggaggaagacgagagcAGCAACTCTACCGCAAGTTCTCCTGTCCTACGGCGCAAGAATGAGCAGAACTCCAG CCAATCAGACGGCTCCACTGAGACCCTGTCTGTGATGGATGTTGATGAGCCGGTCGAGCAGCAGCAGCCTTCAGCCTCCAAGGCAAACCTGGAAGAAATCACCGAGTGTGCCGCCGCTCTCCACTCTGAGAGCTCTGAGGTCCAACAGTCCACCCGCCGGGGCGACCCGCTCCCCCCTGAGCACGGTCCGGAGGTGTTGGACCCTCAGCGTCGGTCTCTCTCCATGGACAGCGCCTACGGTACCCTCTCCCCCGAGTCCCTCCTGCGAGAGCTGCAGCTTCAGCCCGTCCACAGTGAAGGAGAGGAGACGGAGGAGGAGGGATTCCAGGAGGTGGAGCTGAGTGAGACAGGAACAGAGGAGGTGGGAGAGCTGGAGGAGGAACAGGAGTCACGGAGGTCCCAGCTGTCTAAACCTCACCAGCGACCTCCTGTCCAACCAATACTCCACTGTCTGCAGAAGCTGTCCTCCTTTGCTTTATCCCGCTCCGAGGACAACTTGCTTCAGTGTTTCCATggtgacagccccatctctcaCACGCACTCTCTCAGCTCCAACTCTGAGGAGTCCCAGAGCGGGGACACGTCCTCTCTGCCTCACAGCAAGAGCCTATCGGAGCTGCGGCGAAATGGCCTGAACCGCTCCGAGGACTGCCTGAGCGCGAGGGTGGCGTCCAACAGACTCCAGGCCGGCCTGAGCCGGGCAGACGCCGTGCGCTGTCGCAGGGTCCCTGACGGACTCTGTGAGGAGCTTGATGGGGACGCAGCTCCATCCAGATTCCCGGAGAGGAAAAACCAGTCGGGGACAAGCGGAGACTCGGGAGAAGTGTCACGTAAAAAAAGGAAATCTCCAGCCCAGCAGCACAAGAAGCTGACCCTAGCACAGCTGTACAGAATACGCACCACCCTGGTCCTCAACTCCACGCTGACAGCATC ggAGGTGTAA
- the plekhg5b gene encoding pleckstrin homology domain-containing family G member 5 isoform X1, which yields MFLYWKKRGAYELEALPSPISQMERYSWSSSLDVIYDLSDDKPVQEEDWVVCQHPECPDRRRASKVCHHPDCQDLNNKSPLHLCESCDSRCHSESTSNVHFDRHPRFDLQPQASILARNVSTRSCPPRTSPPSDMEEDEEGERKMAGMMLGKKKPRRHTDLGTECFSLKFDLNVDINTEIVPAAKKKTLREVLGPVFERNGVDLSRVDLFLDQSNTPLSLHFEAYRFGGHYLKVKARPGDELKVEQGVKDLRSLSLPNMKPSGGQSPYILAPAAEKVAHESLTRRESVDPLGQARRRKNIIEFLGETNIPTQDSLGPPGGSLPSVGTGPDSWKNRAASRFSVLFSSNAGAGPFVKEVDRLEQLQSKLHSYSTFGLPKVPRQITFHQDSWEEEEEEANLAIEESWQTLLDDPESLTKRQFHQQEAIWELLHTEATYIKKLRVITDLFLSGLLNLQESGLLTEVEPAKLFSNIQEVVRLHTSLWNQVMVPVLEKAREARAPLDPTHLHGGFSTFGSRFQPYIRYCMEEESCMEHMRTLLKDNELFRTYVTWAETKKQCNRLKLADMLAKPHQRLTKYPLLLKSIAKKTDEPSARDIVSSMVATVEDFINSVDSQMRQRQERQKLATISARIDSYEAVEGSSEEVEKILKEYNHFDLMAPMRGTSPEETRQLHLEGALRMKEGKDSRMEVYCFLFTDLLLITKPVKRVEKVKIVRQPLLIHNVVCKELKDPGSFVLVYLNEFKSAVAAYTFQANSATQGRSWIDAVCNVQNQLQKLHTQEMLRQQDILKRCPEEEEEEEEEDESSNSTASSPVLRRKNEQNSSQSDGSTETLSVMDVDEPVEQQQPSASKANLEEITECAAALHSESSEVQQSTRRGDPLPPEHGPEVLDPQRRSLSMDSAYGTLSPESLLRELQLQPVHSEGEETEEEGFQEVELSETGTEEVGELEEEQESRRSQLSKPHQRPPVQPILHCLQKLSSFALSRSEDNLLQCFHGDSPISHTHSLSSNSEESQSGDTSSLPHSKSLSELRRNGLNRSEDCLSARVASNRLQAGLSRADAVRCRRVPDGLCEELDGDAAPSRFPERKNQSGTSGDSGEVSRKKRKSPAQQHKKLTLAQLYRIRTTLVLNSTLTASEV from the exons GTCTGCCACCATCCAGACTGCCAGGACCTGAACAACAAGAGTCCCCTTCATCTGTGTGAGTCATGTGACTCGCGCTGCCACTCGGAGAGCACGAGCAATGTGCACTTTGACCGACATCCTCGATTCGACTTGCAACCTCAAG CTTCCATCCTCGCCCGGAACGTGTCCACACGTTCCTGCCCCCCACGCACCAGCCCCCCCTCTGACATGGAGGAAGATGAAGAGGG CGAGCGTAAGATGGCGGGGATGATGTTGGGGAAGAAGAAGCCACGGAGACACACC GACCTCGGCACGGAGTGCTTCAGCCTCAAGTTTGACCTCAATGTGGACATCAACACAGAGATCGTCCCTGCAGCGAAGAAGAAAACGCTGAG AGAGGTGTTGGGTCCGGTGTTTGAGAGGAACGGCGTCGACCTGTCCCGCGTCGACCTCTTCCTCGATCAGTCCAACACACCGCTGTCCCTCCACTTTGAGGCCTATCGTTTTGGAGGACACTACCTCAAAGTGAAAG CTCGGCCTGGCGATGAGCTGAAGGTAGAGCAGGGCGTGAAGGACCTGCGGTCTCTGAGCCTGCCCAACATGAAGCCGTCTGGAGGTCAGAGCCCCTACATCCTCGCCCCGGCTGCTGAGAAGGTGGCACACGAGTCCCTAACACGCCGCGAGAGCGTCGACCCCCTG GGTCAGGCGCGGCGGAGGAAGAACATAATAGAGTTCCTGGGGGAGACCAACATTCCTACCCAGGACTCTCTGGGACCGCCGGGCGGCTCTCTGCCAAGTGTCGGGACTGGACCTGACAGCTGGAAGAACCGTGCCGCCAGCCGCTTCAGCGTCTTGTTCAGCTCTAACGCTGGAGCAGGACCTTTTGTCAAG GAGGTGGATCGGCTGGAGCAGCTCCAGAGTAAACTCCACTCCTACTCCACATTTGGGCTGCCCAAGGTACCGCGACAGATCACCTTCCACCAGGACTcctgggaggaggaggaagaggaggccaACCTGGCGATAGAGGAAAGCTGGCAGACGCTGCTGGATGACCCAGAG tcGCTGACCAAGCGCCAGTTCCACCAGCAGGAGGCAATATGGGAGCTCCTGCACACCGAGGCCACCTACATAAAGAAACTCCGAGTCATCACTGAT CTGTTCCTTAGTGGGCTTCtgaacctccaggagagtggcctgcTGACAGAGGTGGAGCCTGCCAAGCTCTTCAGTAACATCCAGGAGGTAGTCCGCCTCCACACATCCCTGTGGAACCAGGTCATGGTTCCCGTCCTGGAGAAAGCCAGGGAGGCGCGAGCTCCGCTCGACCCCACGCACCTCCACGGTGGCTTCAGCACG TTTGGTTCGAGGTTCCAGCCCTACATCCGTTACTGTATGGAGGAAGAGAGCTGCATGGAGCACATGCGGACGCTTCTCAAGGACAACGAGCTCTTCAGGACATACGTGACG TGGGCGGAGACCAAAAAGCAGTGCAACCGTCTGAAACTGGCAGACATGTTGGCAAAGCCTCATCAGAGACTCACCAAGTATCCCCTTCTGCTGAAGAGCATTGCGAAGAAGACGGATGAGCCATCAGCCCGCGACATCGTCAGCAGCATG GTGGCCACGGTGGAAGACTTCATCAACAGCGTGGATTCTCAGATGCGTCAGCGTCAGGAGCGGCAGAAGCTGGCCACCATCTCCGCTCGCATCGACTCCTACGAGGCTGTAGAGGGCAGCAGCGAGGAGGTAGAGAAG ATCCTCAAAGAGTACAACCACTTTGATCTGATGGCTCCCATGAGAGGCACATCTCCGGAGGAGACCCGACAGCTGCATCTGGAGGGAGCGCTAAGGATGAAGGAGGGCAAAGACAGCAGG ATGGAGGTCTACTGCTTCCTGTTCACTGACCTGCTGCTGATCACCAAACCAGTGAAGCGGGTGGAGAAGGTTAAAATCGTCCGCCAGCCTCTGCTCATTCACAACGTTGTCTGTAAGGAGCTCAAAGATCCCG GCTCGTTTGTGCTCGTCTACCTCAATGAGTTCAAGAGTGCAGTTGCAGCCTACACGTTTCAAGCCAACAGCGCCACCCAGGGTAGAAGCTGGATAGATGCAGTTTGCAATGTCCAG AATCAGCTGCAGAAGCTTCACACTCAGGAGATGCTTCGACAGCAGGACATTCTTAAACGATgtccggaggaggaggaggaggaggaggaggaagacgagagcAGCAACTCTACCGCAAGTTCTCCTGTCCTACGGCGCAAGAATGAGCAGAACTCCAG CCAATCAGACGGCTCCACTGAGACCCTGTCTGTGATGGATGTTGATGAGCCGGTCGAGCAGCAGCAGCCTTCAGCCTCCAAGGCAAACCTGGAAGAAATCACCGAGTGTGCCGCCGCTCTCCACTCTGAGAGCTCTGAGGTCCAACAGTCCACCCGCCGGGGCGACCCGCTCCCCCCTGAGCACGGTCCGGAGGTGTTGGACCCTCAGCGTCGGTCTCTCTCCATGGACAGCGCCTACGGTACCCTCTCCCCCGAGTCCCTCCTGCGAGAGCTGCAGCTTCAGCCCGTCCACAGTGAAGGAGAGGAGACGGAGGAGGAGGGATTCCAGGAGGTGGAGCTGAGTGAGACAGGAACAGAGGAGGTGGGAGAGCTGGAGGAGGAACAGGAGTCACGGAGGTCCCAGCTGTCTAAACCTCACCAGCGACCTCCTGTCCAACCAATACTCCACTGTCTGCAGAAGCTGTCCTCCTTTGCTTTATCCCGCTCCGAGGACAACTTGCTTCAGTGTTTCCATggtgacagccccatctctcaCACGCACTCTCTCAGCTCCAACTCTGAGGAGTCCCAGAGCGGGGACACGTCCTCTCTGCCTCACAGCAAGAGCCTATCGGAGCTGCGGCGAAATGGCCTGAACCGCTCCGAGGACTGCCTGAGCGCGAGGGTGGCGTCCAACAGACTCCAGGCCGGCCTGAGCCGGGCAGACGCCGTGCGCTGTCGCAGGGTCCCTGACGGACTCTGTGAGGAGCTTGATGGGGACGCAGCTCCATCCAGATTCCCGGAGAGGAAAAACCAGTCGGGGACAAGCGGAGACTCGGGAGAAGTGTCACGTAAAAAAAGGAAATCTCCAGCCCAGCAGCACAAGAAGCTGACCCTAGCACAGCTGTACAGAATACGCACCACCCTGGTCCTCAACTCCACGCTGACAGCATC ggAGGTGTAA